In Solanum stenotomum isolate F172 chromosome 6, ASM1918654v1, whole genome shotgun sequence, one DNA window encodes the following:
- the LOC125866712 gene encoding putative disease resistance RPP13-like protein 3 isoform X10 codes for MAAYAAVTSLLQTLDNLSQTHTSHSLLYKKEQTEVLSDKYTFLKTFLEDFTNIFHEDVKMKHLGRMIQEAANGVEDTIDSHVYDRHVLVQSKRVRRKANTIFHQNLEYAIEEIGLIQKEVMKKIKVNKFNSKISHSRDTSSQIPLDQKDVIIGLDEDLLKIKDRLIVQSSRLEVVPIIGMGGIGNTTLARRVYDDSLIAYHFYVRAWTNVSQEFDTREIFLGILRSIGVVNDEVERNSTTEQLAERVYRSLKGRKYLIVLDDIWSIEAWQHVRRSFPDDHNGSRIVLTTRLVDVASCACSGNSLHQMRFLSMEESWTLLRDKVFGNGSYPPELEKIGRYIGHQCQGLPLAVVAIGGLLSKMSKETSSWENVAEKVGSLMTSDTMDCLNILSLSYNHLPQYLKTCFLYMGVFAETCEIPVWKLIKLWIAEGFIKKVNHKNLEDVAEENLRELVDRSLVLMGKHTSLGKIKTCKMHDLVRDMCLREAQYENFIHFKTSLRSSKLWSERVFC; via the exons ATGGCGGCGTATGCTGCTGTGACTTCACTTCTGCAAACCCTGGATAATCTATCTCAAACTCATACATCACATTCTCTTCTTTACAAAAAAGAGCAGACTGAAGTCCTCAGTGACAAGTACACCTTCCTTAAAACCTTTCTTGAGgattttactaatattttccATGAAGATGTAAAGATGAAGCATCTCGGAAGGATGATCCAAGAAGCTGCTAATGGAGTGGAAGATACTATTGACTCACATGTATATGATAGACATGTTTTAGTACAAAGCAAGCGAGTACGAAGAAAGGCTAATACAATTTTCCATCAAAACTTGGAATATGCAATTGAGGAAATTGGTTTGATACAAAAAGAGGTTATGAAAAAGATAAAGGTCAACAAGTTCAACAGCAAAATCTCTCATTCAAGAGATACTTCATCTCAGATCCCTTTGGATCAAAAAGATGTAATCATTGGACTGGATGAAGACTTGCTAAAGATAAAAGATCGACTCATCGTGCAATCATCAAGACTCGAAGTTGTCCCCATTATAGGGATGGGTGGTATAGGCAACACCACACTGGCTAGAAGAGTTTATGATGATTCCTTGATTGCATACCATTTTTATGTCCGAGCATGGACAAATGTATCTCAAGAATTTGACACTAGAGAAATTTTTCTTGGTATTCTTCGCTCCATTGGTGTGGTCAACGATGAAGTAGAAAGAAACAGTACTACTGAGCAATTGGCTGAAAGAGTTTATCGAAGTTTAAAAGGGAGGAAGTATCTTATTGTCCTAGATGATATCTGGTCTATCGAGGCTTGGCAGCATGTGAGGAGATCATTTCCTGATGATCATAATGGAAGTCGAATCGTGTTGACCACAAGGCTTGTAGATGTTGCCTCTTGTGCTTGCTCTGGCAATTCCCTTCACCAGATGCGCTTTCTGAGCATGGAGGAAAGCTGGACTCTTTTACGCGATAAGGTCTTTGGGAATGGTAGTTACCCTCCGGAATTGGAGAAAATTGGGAGGTACATTGGCCATCAGTGTCAAGGGTTACCACTTGCAGTTGTTGCAATTGGTGGACTACTTTCCAAGATGAGCAAGGAAACAAGTTCTTGGGAGAATGTTGCAGAAAAGGTAGGATCACTCATGACAAGTGACACTATGGATTGCTTGAACATACTTTCTTTGAGCTACAACCACTTGCCTCAGTACTTGAAAACATGCTTCCTTTATATGGGAGTTTTTGCAGAAACTTGTGAGATCCCGGTCTGGAAGTTAATAAAGTTATGGATTGCTGAGGGCTTCATCAAGAaagttaatcataaaaatctaGAAGATGTGGCAGAGGAAAATTTGAGGGAGTTGGTTGATAGAAGTTTGGTTTTGATGGGAAAGCATACTTCCCTAGGAAAAATCAAGACTTGTAAGATGCATGATCTCGTTCGAGATATGTGTTTGAGAGAAGCCCAATATGAGAATTTTATACACTTCAAAACAAG CTTGAGAAGCTCAAAGTTGTGGTCAGAGAGAGTTTTCTGCTAA